In Papaver somniferum cultivar HN1 chromosome 9, ASM357369v1, whole genome shotgun sequence, the genomic stretch tttatatcgttagaaatctttttaaaagagctatgcaacgagtacaaacaagaatatcaaatttttgtttttaacgaaaaaatcggaggtgatcctcattttagggaaattttttgaaaacttgatacttaaccattatgcagtcaccaaaaacgatgcataacacattctgaagacgcataacgaattatgcaaccattttttcgactgcataacaaagttatgcatctataacaagttatgtaaccattgttttggttgattttagccgtacatataaaaaattgatgcataatgcagtatgcatccatatttacggatgcatatcaggttatgcatctattttctcgatgcataatgcattatgtagccattaTGCGGCCACCAAAAAAgacgcataacacattctgcagacgcataacgaattgtGCAactattttctcgactgcataacaaattatgcatctgcataacaaagttatgcatgtataacaagttatgtaaccattgttttggttggttttaatgcgtatataaaaaattgatgcataatgcattatgcatccatatttaaggatgtatatcaggttatgcatctgttttctcgatgcataaaatatTGTGtttcaattttctcgatgcataatgcattatgcagtcatattttcggatgcataacaggttatgcatccattttcgcgactgtataacatgttatgtagatattatagtaggtgcatgacaagttatacagtctttgtttttattggtttcaatagtgataaaaaagttgttgcataacgtgttatgcgaccattttcgggactgcataacaagttatgcaacaaatttgtaAACAACATAGACCTTGAATTGCTGCTCTTGCCGATTCACTGGCCTGAATGCAGGCCACATACTTCACTGAATTGAAACCCCAAACTGCAGTACATCTTCCATCTTAGACAGCCATACAATCTATAGCTAACAACATAGACATTTTGCTGTAGCACTCATATCATCACATTCCTCCACTTCTCAATTGAACCCAGTTTTAATCCACATCCAAAAATCCTCCGCAAATctgtgttgttgctgttgttgtagaCCACTGCTGCCTGCAATCACCCATCGAGTCGCTACAACTTCATGGCATCTTCGACTTGGTCTTTGAAGCACAGAAATGCCATAGTCTCTCTTTGTTGCTCACTCCAGTCTCCATCAGCAATGTAGTAGAGAAGGACATACACCATCTTTTTAAACTCCCCATGTTCACAACGTCTAAAGATCTGTCTAGCACAACCACCAGTGGCTTTGAAGCTCGAGTCTtctccatttgtgtctgcaattcTGCCCGACAAGTCGACAACCATTGTTTAATCAAGAACAAAAATGGTTAAGAACCCATCTCCACGGAATCGATTCAATTAACCAAAGACCCCCAATTTCAGTTCAAAACCAGAATTCCCCAGAATCCCATTTTAGTTTCTGCCAGGTACTGTTGATTTTTCAAATACAAACCTCCAATTTCAGGCCACAGCAAACCCCAGTTGACAGAAAAAGTGGCATCTATTTCAGCTGGTTTTCTGGCATAACCAAAACTCCACCAAACTCTGTCTATATCCAGAGAACACTCGACGGAAATCAACACCAATTTGACCTGCAAACACCACCATTACCTTCATAATTTCTCTCTTAATCGAGCACCACACTGAACCCCAACAGATCCATCTCATTTATCCAACAACTCCATATAAAACCAGTTTCAGTTAActtcaaaaatccccaaaatctgTTGCTTAAACTTCTCGTATATAGCCATGAATCAATGGAAGAAACCCTAAGTCAAATCATCGAACAACACCAGTTCTTCAATCAACAGACCCCAAATTATACCACCTGCAATCAATCCACAAGCAATCACACCCAAATTCAATCATTGTTGTTGAGAGAATTGAAGCCATTGGCTTGAAATTCAACCCCCAAACACCACAAATCCATTCTCGTCATCGCTGCTTCGATCAATCCTTGATGTCTCCATTTCAGTTCAACTGCAGAAGCTCAAAATGATGCTCAGATCCCCTTTCAACCCCCAAATACGAAGATGTTGAGATTTACCCGTGAATTGAAGCTCCAATGAAGAACTGAGACGAAAACAGTAGGGAGATACGaagcggagaagaagaagaaaaaagactgaaacataatttctgaaattatggGTTTGGGAGATATTTTGTCGTAGAAAATGGATGCGCGCCTGTGTTTTTTGAGcatgggtttcacagtgggaagAATCTGTAAAATGGATCTGTACGTAGGTTTCACTTTTTCAAACTTTGGCAGAGACCAGGATAATTCCCAAATAATCGTACGGTTGATATCTAGTAATAGAAAATACTAAGAAAAGACTCTCTCTAAATTTCAGCATTGAAGAATCCTGAAGAGAACATCAAAAGGGATTTGATGTCCCTACGCGTGTTGAGTATCAACTGTTACCACTTCTCTTTTTATAAAACCCTTCCGTTTCATCAAGGATTACTAGTTCGTTTAAGCTCTAGCTCCACTTCAACCACCACAGTCATGTCGTATCGTCCCAATTCTCAAGGTGGTCGTAGGGGTGGCGGACCTGGTGGCGGACGCGGCGCTGGTGGTCGCAGaggcggtggcggcggtggtcgagGCCGTGGTGGTGGTGAACAGAGATGGTGGGATCCTGTTTGGAGAGCTGAACGTCTTAGACAAATGCAAGCTGAGGTAACATTCATGTTTCACTTTAAAAAcccccaaaaaaatttaaaaaaaaatcattaaacgAAGGCAATAAATTATTTATTCTGGTTTCTTGTTTGTTTGGTTTAGAATCCAGTTGAAGTCCTTGATAAGAATGAAATGTGGGGTAAGATGGAGGAATTGATAAACAGTAGTGAACAGGAGCTAATTATTAAGAAGAATTATGGGCGCGATGGACAGCAAACTCTTTCCGATATGGCTTACCAGTTAAATCTTTACTTGTGAGATTTTTTTCTTGCTATAAGTGGAAATTGGGGTATTTAAATTACTATATAGATGTCGAAGGAAATCATGTTTGTATGTGATGTAAAACATGTATCTAAACTTTAAGACTCAACTGTTAATGCTGTCATTGTGTGTGTGTTGATCGTTATTTTCTGAAATTTGGTTACTGTTGGAGATGTATAATAAAGGCATGTGAAGTGTAAGTTAACTGACAGCTTATGTTTTTTGAAATTGACTCCGTGGAAAGAAAGTCATGGTTACAATAAAGGGAGGATCTTGGTTGTCAGCAAAGTTCCGTTGCCTATGTACAGGGCAGATCTTGATGAACGTCATGGGTCAACACAGAAAGAGGTGCGTGGAGTTTACAAAGAAAAACAGTTCCAGTTTGTTGTGCGTAAATGTATGAAATATTCGAGTCTCATTTACAGTAAACATCTTGCAGATTCAAATGTCTACGGAGACTGAAGAGAGAGTTCAAAATCTTTTGAATGGCTCAAATGCAGTTCACATTGATGATTCTTCTGCGTCTTCAAGTAGTCATGGGTTGCAAACTTTGCCTTCTGTTAGTGCGGATAGTGTACCAGTTGCGGATATTGCAAAGGAGAAATTTAGTGCTGAACTCAAGGATAAGCAGGATATAATGAAGGTATGAATATCTATCTGGTTGCTCTGTTGCAAAATCACAGATTATTACTTGGTGGCATGGTGCAGTAAAGTAAGATAACCTGAAGTGTTCTTTAGAGATTAGTTGGAGACTCTTTGGTGTAAGTGGAGAAGTACCCATCTGATTGTTTGTAGTTAATTGCAGACAAATGACAGATTCAAAGCAATGAGGTCTTTCAGGGAAAAACTACCCGCATACAAATTGAAATCTGAATTTTTGAAAGCTGTTGCGAATAATCAGGTATGTATGCTGCTTCCTCAATACTACTATATCTTTCTGGTTTGCAAATTGCAAGACTTATCATGCAACCTCTTTCGTAGGATTTTGATGTCTTCTCTGTCTTAATCTATCATGTATCTGATTTCTGCGTGCTTTTACATTTGTTTGATGAGACAGGTGTTGGTAGTCTCAGGTGAGACTGGTTGTGGGAAAACCACACAGCTTCCCCAATTTATTCTAGAAGAAGAAGTAGCATGTCTGCGGGGGGGAGATTGCAACATAGTATGCACCCAACCAAGACGTATATCAGCTATATCTGTCTCAGCTCGAATTTCTTCTGAAAGGGGTGAACAACTTGGAGAAACAGTTGGTTACCAGATCCGTTTGGAAGCCAAACGCTCAGCACACACACGGCTTTTGTTTTGCACCACTGGGATACTGCTGCGACAGTTGGTAACAAAACTTCCCCTTGCAGTATTTCCTTATAACTGGTAGTCATAAAATTACGAGATTCTGATTAATCTTAGATGCCATGTACTCTTCCCTTTATGGTTAGTGCGTCTAAAATGGTGTATTCTAAGCACTGTTTACTTTTGCGTAACACAAATATCCTATCTATTAgtttttttcaatttcaatttaatCACACCAATTTCCTTCCTGGATTGTATTTTGAACTACAGGTTCAGGATCCATCTTTAACCGGAGTCAGCCACTTACTGGTGGATGAGATCCATGAAAGAGGCATGAATGAAGATTTTCTCATAATTATTTTGCGTGACCTTCTTCCTCGTCGCCCAGATCTGCGTCTTATTCTAATGAGTGCTACCATCAATGCGGATATGTTCTCCAAGTACTTTGGAAATGCACCAACCATGCATATACCTGTAAGTTGGGTGATATTCTGTTTTCAGGATAAATCATGAATTCTTCTTCTCCTATAAACCCTTTTTTCTGTTTTGCCATTTATGAAATGTATTTTTGTGGAGACTGGCATTCTTTTGCCATCTTGAGTCCATAAATTTTTGTCCTAGTTGTTCTAGTCAACACTGTCGACCAGCTGATTGAAGTTCCTTGGCTGTAGGATGTGCCAAATTTTTAGCAGTGGTCAAAATAATGGGGCATACAGTCCTATATTCAAATCCTATAAATAGTGTATCTCACATCTACGGTGTAGGTTCCCTGATCAGGCGGCCATTCATGAGCTTAGACGGATGGAATAAACCTCCAGATATCATGTTTTTTTCTCATAATGTAGGGATGTGGTTCCTTTTCCTTGCACATGTTTATACTTTGAGATGTTTATCAGGGATTTACTTTTCCGGTTGAAGAGTTGTTTCTAGAAGATGTGCTAGAGAAATCACGCCTAAATATCAGTTCAAAGGACAGGTTTCCAGGAAATGCACGTGGAAGGAGGAAGCAAACAGATTCAAAGAAAGATCCTCTGGTTGAGTTGTTTGAGGTAAGCATAGATCCCTAACACATCGTTCTAAATCAGGTCTTTGTATCTTATGTTCTCTAATCTGATGTAAATAATAATAACTTCTAGTGAGATTTGAACAAAATTATTTTGACTGATATAAATTTCAATTAGCTAATACTTTCTTTCGAGTTGAAGATGTTGCTTTAAAGCATTTAGTCATGTAAATATCTTTTTgtgctctgttttttttttcttttttctgtagAATGTTTTAATACTCAGTGTAGCACCAGACAAGTGCGTAACGAGGGTGATGATTGTGTTTTGTAGGAAGTGGAAATTGATGCTCACTACAAAAATTACAGCGCAAGTACTAGATGTTCCCTTGCAGAGTGGTCCACTGAAAAGATTGACCTGGATCTTGTAAGTAACTTATAATTAGCATATTAAGACATTCATTTTACCTATTACGGTCTCTAGTTCTGTGCTCTGTATTCTCCTCATGCTAAAACTAAACCGTGCTATATAGTTGTATGGGGGGTGGATATCTTTTACGGAGGTGGTTCGGATGTTTTTAATTCTGTTATTGCATTTTACTTTGTCGTGGCATTCTCAAACTAGTTTAAAGCGCACGGATGTAATGATCCTAATATTCGTGTTGGTTTTTATCTGACTCTTAGGTAGAAGCAACAATTGAATATGTGTGTCGCCATGAAGGCGGTGGAGCAATTCTTGTATTCTTAACTGGCTGGGACGAGATATCTAAATTGTTGGATAAAATTAAAGCAAACACCCTTCTTGGAAATTCAAGCAAGTTTCTTGTTCTTCCTCTGCATGGTTCGATGCCCACCGTCAATCAGCGTGAGATATTTGATAGACCTCCCAGTGGTGTGAGGCAAGGACCTTTGACTTGTTGTAGACGTTGATTCCGTCACTAGTCTTGTGTGGAGTACATTTATTCTTATCTGTAGCTACTCTTGCAGGAAAATTGTTTTAGGAACAAATATTGCTGAGAGTAGTATCACCATAGATGATGTAGTTTACGTTGTGGACTGTGGAAAGGCGAAGGAAACCAGTTATGATGCTCTCAACAAGCTAGCTTGCCTATTACCAACTTGGATTTCAAAAGCCTCAGCGCATCAGGTAATTTAATATGCTGATGCACTATTGAGCTAAATTTCCAGTTGTAGGGTAATTTcaaaactagagacttgagaaAAGGAAAAATGGGAAAGTAGAGTAGGAAGAAGATTAAAAAATCTGAGGATTGAGGTCACGGGTCTGATACTTAGCTTAGACAAATGGTAGATACGGACTGATTTTAACCATTATAGACATTCATCATGATACTGACAGAAAATTAGCTACGAACCCACCAAGTAATCAATAAGAATGTCAATTGGATATTTGATGAATGTTCTCTACTCAGTTTGTGGTGTTGGTATTTACAGAGACGAGGACGTGCTGGGCGTGTTCAACCTGGAGTTTGTTATAGGTTGTACCCTAAGATGATCTATGATGCTATGCCCCAGTATCAATTGCCTGAGATTTTGCGAACACCTTTGCAAGAATTATGCCTCCACATTAAAAGCTTACAGCTTGGATCCATTGCAGCCTTTTTAGGAAAAGCACTTCAACCACCAGAGCCTCTCTCTGTTCAAAATGCTGTTGAGCTACTCAAAACTATTGGTGCTTTAGATGATGCTGAGGAACTCACGCCACTTGGTATGTAACATTGTCACTCCAATCTAAATGccgatttgattttgtttttctcttttaccTGACTGGAATGGTTGGAATAATTAGGTCGTCATCTTTGTACTCTACCTTTGGAACCAAATATCGGAAAGATGCTTCTTATGGGGTCTATCTTTCAGTGCCTGGATCCCGCATTAACGATTGCTGCTGCTCTTGCTCATCGTGATCCATTTATTCTTCCTATAGATAGGAAAGAAGAAGCTGATGCAGCAAAAAGATCATTTGCTGGCGACTCTTGCAGGTCAGACAATATCCAAACTGTAGTTGAAGCTGTTGTTGTCATGAAAATGATTTCTTTCCCTTTTAATCTACACCCAGTTGATAAATGTAGTGTTATCATTCCTTTGCACACAGTGACCACATTGCACTTCTGAAAGCATTTGATGGTTGGAAGGATGCCAAACGTTCTGGAAGAGAGAGGGCATACTGCTGGGAGAATTTCTTATCACCTCTAACCTTGCAGATGATGGAGGACATGAGAAAACAGTTTCTGGACCTACTGTGTGACATTGGTTTTGTGAACAAATCTAAGGGTGCTAAGGTAGAGTTTGAGATTGCTTATTCCTTCCTAGCATAATTTAAGGTCTAATCTAAATTAATGGTGCTTTATATGTTAAATCGTACATCAGATTATGTATTAAGTTTGAACTCTAAATATAGCTTCTTTATATCCTAGTTGTATGTCTGGTTTTATGCAGGCTTACAACATCTACAGTGATGATTTAGAGATGGTATCTGCAATTTTGTGTGCTGGGCTGTATCCAAATGTTGTGCAATGTAAACGAAGAGGAAAAAGGACAGCATTTTACACTAAAGAAGTAGGCAAAGTTGATATTCATCCAGCATCGGTTAATGCTGGGATAAACAGTTTCCCTCTGCCGTACATGGTGTACAGTGAAAAAGTGAAGACAACCAGCATTTACATCAGAGATTCTACTAATATATCAGATTATGCCCTACTTCTTTTTGGAGGCAGTTTAATTCCAACCAAGGCTGGGGAGGGAATCGAGATGCTTGAGGGATACCTCTATTTCTCAGCTGCAAAAAGGGTATTAGACCTCATAAAGGTGACACTTTTTACATTTCCCTCAAGCTTTAGTGTTTCACTTTACTTTGTGTTCTAAATGCATCATGTCATACATGTTTATCTTATAACTCTCTGATTGGGTTTGCAGAAGTTGAGAAATGAACTCGATAAGCTTCTTGTCCGGAAGATTGAGGAGCCAGGGCTGGATGTTTATGCAGAGGGTAAAGGGGTTGTTGCTGCAGCCGTCGAGCTGTTGCGCAGCCGATGCATACAACGGTAGCTTTCAAGTCTGACATCTACTACAAGACTTACATTTTGGTACTTAACATTGAACTTTCTGTAGACCGTTCCCAAAATTTTGTACAGGTTTAGAGAGAGACAGTGAGAGCAAGCTTGTGCTTTTATAGGCCAGTAGATCGTATCCATGGTCATTGGATCAGACAGTTCCTCCTCAGATTTAGCTGTTCTATGATCTGTTTGATCATACAAGAAATATAACCACTTTATTTTTAATCATATATTATTGAAATTTGAAAActtgttgaaaccagttgatgGCTTGCCAGTCGCCAGTACTGAAGTCTGGGTAATTTGTATTTATTGTCATTTCAGACCCACCAGTTAAAAGTATTTTCAAGTGCAAACCGCTTGGATTTATTGAATCAGGTAGCCTGGTTtgttagaagaaaaaaagatgtGGTGAGCAAACTTTTGCAGTCTCACATTTTTGAATCAGGCAGCCTGGTTGAATCCAGTCTCACATTTTTGCAggtattaaaaagaaaaattagccAAACTTGTGCTTTGGTTCTGTGTTCTTTGGTACATTTTGCCTGGTATGCTCTCTCCTCCCTGATTGAGTTTGCTGTTTTGCtgatgaattttttattttttttttccttgaagagAAATCTAAGCTTGTGCGATCCCAAAGGAAAACTTTTAGGAACCAGTAAGTAAGGTCAAGCTTGCTAAACAGATTCTATTTTTAGACCAACTGGCACaggagcctagttagcaatttgcAATTTAAGAAATGTACGAAACGATAAATGTACGAGTATCATTCGGTTAGGTAAATTCCGGATTCAGTCAACTATTCGGTCCACAACTCATGATTCGGCAGTAATTCGAAATGGTACATGTACATCTATAAAATGTTAGATGATGTTTTTGGGAAGGTTCTGAGATAATCAAGAATCATCTAGTGTTTCCTTATTTTTTGGGAAGGTTCTAAAATAATCAAGAATCCTCgggtgtttccttattttggtaAAGCTAGAGGTATTCTATTTTGGTTAAACTAGAGGTTTTCTTGGTTAGCTTCGTTGGGGTCTCCCaatataactcatatacttggaagcCAAGTTTATAACCTATGTAAATAGGCGTACAAATCTAaaggaaaacacacaaaacaatTAGAGAGTTCTCACAATCAGAGAATTTTAGAACGTTTTGTTCATAGAAAATTATTTTGGTGTTTGTGAACAACATCGTGGTAATAGTTTGTTGACTGTTTCAGCAACCGTTGGGGTTTAATTTTATCTAATTTGTTCTATAATAAAAGTTGATTGTAACCGTCTGTGGATGTAGGCAcattgtcgaaccacgttaagtcttgtgtctttcttgtttcgtttgatttttttaattctaaATTGATTCAAAGAACTATTAGTGTCTTGTGGATGGTTTAACCCTAACAAGTGGTGCAGTGAGTGTGGAGAGGATCATAGTTAGAAGTGAATATGTCTGGTTCTATATTAAGTGgattttcttgtttcgtttgatttttttaattctaaATTGATTCAAAGAACTATTAGTGTCTTGTGGATGGTTTAACCCTAACAAGTGGCGCAGTGAGTGTGGAGAGGATCATAGTTAGAAGTGAATATGTCTGGTTCTATATTAAGTGGATTTTCGAAGGTGCATGAATTTGATATTATCAAGTTTAACTGGAAGAATATTATCAAGTTTAACAGGAAGAATAATTTCACATCATGACAAACTAATGTAAAAGATATTCTTATTAGTATGAAACAAATTAAAGCTATCAAGGCAAAACCAGCAGTGTTGCTAAAGGATTGAACCGATGAGAGGTGGGATGACCTTGATTTGGAGGCGTGATCAACTATTCGTTTATGTTTGTCAAGGGATGTCACTCATAACTTTTCGAGTGAAGTCTCTGCAAAGGTGTTGTGGCATAAGTTAGAGAATAAAAGGATTTGACTTCAGAACTTTACTTGAAGCGTAAGTTTATGGTTGATCTTATTAAAGAGTTTAATAAGATCTATTCTGATTTGTCTAATATCAGTGTCACTATCTCTGATGCGGATAAatctaaaatattattattttctttatctcCGTCCTATAATGATTTCACAGACTATTTGTTGGATGAGAAAACCAAAGAAGATAATAAGTTGGTTTTCAATTATGTGATCTATGCTTTACAAGCTAAGGCGTTAAGGAAACAAGAGTTCAGGGATGAAGCACAAGTCGAGGGCTTGTTGTTAATAGAGGAAAGAATGGTAATAAGAAGTTGAAGTCAAAGAATCGTTCCAGTTCTAAAAGAACGATATTGAATGTTGTTATTGTCGTAAATTTAGTCTTATGTGGGCTGATTTTCTCAAGCTTAAGGCAAGATATGAGAAACGTGAGAAATTAGATTCGAAGAATGTTGTTGCTTCAGTTGCTAAAGGCAGTAAAGTTTTAGAAGATCCAATGTGTAGTTTTGATCAAGAGGTGTTAACtgttacatcaaagagttatctcaGTGATGGTTGGATGCTTGGTTCCGGTGTTCCATATCATATGTGTCCTATTAAGGATTTTTTCACCACCTACAGAAAGGTGAATGGTGGTACTGTTATGAGGGGTAATTCTAATGCCTGCAAAACTATTGGAGTTGGTACGATACAGGTTAGTTTGAATATGAACGGTCAAAGACATGGTAATTTATATTTCCTACAAGGTAATATagtttgtggtggagctatggtttctcAATCAATTGATGAGAAACAGGTGGATTAAACATGTTTGTGGCATATGCGTCTTGGGTATATGAGTGAGAAATGTATGTCCGTGTTGAGTAGTAGAGATGATTGCTTCTGAAAAAGTTGATGAGTTGGAAAAAGTAAGAACACTCGTTGTTCATGATAAGATAACAAAACCGCTCTCATAAACTGATAAGGAAAGTACTAATACCTTGTCAATGGATGATCAATCAAATATCTATGATCAAGATAAAACTGTGTCTTTAAGGAGGAAGAGTTCTTTACAAAACGAGTATGTTAAAACTACCTATTCTGATGTCGTTGGAACTCAGAAAGCGTGCTTCTATTTCAACACTAAAGGACATGTTCAAAGAAAGTGTAAACTGAAGTTGGAAAACTATCAGTTTGGCCATCTCCAAAACACCTTGGATTTCATTCTGAAGGGTATAACTGATATCCGAATGTCTAAACCACTTGGGGTGAAAACACATTCAGGAAAATTTGCTTCTAGGAATATCAGTTCTGTTTGGCCCATGAACATTCGAACAAGTCAAAAAGGTAGTACGCAAAATCGGA encodes the following:
- the LOC113310252 gene encoding DExH-box ATP-dependent RNA helicase DExH1-like isoform X1: MSLRVLSINCYHFSFYKTLPFHQGLLVRLSSSSTSTTTVMSYRPNSQGGRRGGGPGGGRGAGGRRGGGGGGRGRGGGEQRWWDPVWRAERLRQMQAENPVEVLDKNEMWGKMEELINSSEQELIIKKNYGRDGQQTLSDMAYQLNLYFHGYNKGRILVVSKVPLPMYRADLDERHGSTQKEIQMSTETEERVQNLLNGSNAVHIDDSSASSSSHGLQTLPSVSADSVPVADIAKEKFSAELKDKQDIMKTNDRFKAMRSFREKLPAYKLKSEFLKAVANNQVLVVSGETGCGKTTQLPQFILEEEVACLRGGDCNIVCTQPRRISAISVSARISSERGEQLGETVGYQIRLEAKRSAHTRLLFCTTGILLRQLVQDPSLTGVSHLLVDEIHERGMNEDFLIIILRDLLPRRPDLRLILMSATINADMFSKYFGNAPTMHIPGFTFPVEELFLEDVLEKSRLNISSKDRFPGNARGRRKQTDSKKDPLVELFEEVEIDAHYKNYSASTRCSLAEWSTEKIDLDLVEATIEYVCRHEGGGAILVFLTGWDEISKLLDKIKANTLLGNSSKFLVLPLHGSMPTVNQREIFDRPPSGVRKIVLGTNIAESSITIDDVVYVVDCGKAKETSYDALNKLACLLPTWISKASAHQRRGRAGRVQPGVCYRLYPKMIYDAMPQYQLPEILRTPLQELCLHIKSLQLGSIAAFLGKALQPPEPLSVQNAVELLKTIGALDDAEELTPLGRHLCTLPLEPNIGKMLLMGSIFQCLDPALTIAAALAHRDPFILPIDRKEEADAAKRSFAGDSCSDHIALLKAFDGWKDAKRSGRERAYCWENFLSPLTLQMMEDMRKQFLDLLCDIGFVNKSKGAKAYNIYSDDLEMVSAILCAGLYPNVVQCKRRGKRTAFYTKEVGKVDIHPASVNAGINSFPLPYMVYSEKVKTTSIYIRDSTNISDYALLLFGGSLIPTKAGEGIEMLEGYLYFSAAKRVLDLIKKLRNELDKLLVRKIEEPGLDVYAEGKGVVAAAVELLRSRCIQR
- the LOC113310252 gene encoding DExH-box ATP-dependent RNA helicase DExH1-like isoform X2, which encodes MSLRVLSINCYHFSFYKTLPFHQGLLVRLSSSSTSTTTVMSYRPNSQGGRRGGGPGGGRGAGGRRGGGGGGRGRGGGEQRWWDPVWRAERLRQMQAENPVEVLDKNEMWGKMEELINSSEQELIIKKNYGRDGQQTLSDMAYHHGYNKGRILVVSKVPLPMYRADLDERHGSTQKEIQMSTETEERVQNLLNGSNAVHIDDSSASSSSHGLQTLPSVSADSVPVADIAKEKFSAELKDKQDIMKTNDRFKAMRSFREKLPAYKLKSEFLKAVANNQVLVVSGETGCGKTTQLPQFILEEEVACLRGGDCNIVCTQPRRISAISVSARISSERGEQLGETVGYQIRLEAKRSAHTRLLFCTTGILLRQLVQDPSLTGVSHLLVDEIHERGMNEDFLIIILRDLLPRRPDLRLILMSATINADMFSKYFGNAPTMHIPGFTFPVEELFLEDVLEKSRLNISSKDRFPGNARGRRKQTDSKKDPLVELFEEVEIDAHYKNYSASTRCSLAEWSTEKIDLDLVEATIEYVCRHEGGGAILVFLTGWDEISKLLDKIKANTLLGNSSKFLVLPLHGSMPTVNQREIFDRPPSGVRKIVLGTNIAESSITIDDVVYVVDCGKAKETSYDALNKLACLLPTWISKASAHQRRGRAGRVQPGVCYRLYPKMIYDAMPQYQLPEILRTPLQELCLHIKSLQLGSIAAFLGKALQPPEPLSVQNAVELLKTIGALDDAEELTPLGRHLCTLPLEPNIGKMLLMGSIFQCLDPALTIAAALAHRDPFILPIDRKEEADAAKRSFAGDSCSDHIALLKAFDGWKDAKRSGRERAYCWENFLSPLTLQMMEDMRKQFLDLLCDIGFVNKSKGAKAYNIYSDDLEMVSAILCAGLYPNVVQCKRRGKRTAFYTKEVGKVDIHPASVNAGINSFPLPYMVYSEKVKTTSIYIRDSTNISDYALLLFGGSLIPTKAGEGIEMLEGYLYFSAAKRVLDLIKKLRNELDKLLVRKIEEPGLDVYAEGKGVVAAAVELLRSRCIQR
- the LOC113310252 gene encoding DExH-box ATP-dependent RNA helicase DExH1-like isoform X3 encodes the protein MGAMDSKLFPIWLTKSHGYNKGRILVVSKVPLPMYRADLDERHGSTQKEIQMSTETEERVQNLLNGSNAVHIDDSSASSSSHGLQTLPSVSADSVPVADIAKEKFSAELKDKQDIMKTNDRFKAMRSFREKLPAYKLKSEFLKAVANNQVLVVSGETGCGKTTQLPQFILEEEVACLRGGDCNIVCTQPRRISAISVSARISSERGEQLGETVGYQIRLEAKRSAHTRLLFCTTGILLRQLVQDPSLTGVSHLLVDEIHERGMNEDFLIIILRDLLPRRPDLRLILMSATINADMFSKYFGNAPTMHIPGFTFPVEELFLEDVLEKSRLNISSKDRFPGNARGRRKQTDSKKDPLVELFEEVEIDAHYKNYSASTRCSLAEWSTEKIDLDLVEATIEYVCRHEGGGAILVFLTGWDEISKLLDKIKANTLLGNSSKFLVLPLHGSMPTVNQREIFDRPPSGVRKIVLGTNIAESSITIDDVVYVVDCGKAKETSYDALNKLACLLPTWISKASAHQRRGRAGRVQPGVCYRLYPKMIYDAMPQYQLPEILRTPLQELCLHIKSLQLGSIAAFLGKALQPPEPLSVQNAVELLKTIGALDDAEELTPLGRHLCTLPLEPNIGKMLLMGSIFQCLDPALTIAAALAHRDPFILPIDRKEEADAAKRSFAGDSCSDHIALLKAFDGWKDAKRSGRERAYCWENFLSPLTLQMMEDMRKQFLDLLCDIGFVNKSKGAKAYNIYSDDLEMVSAILCAGLYPNVVQCKRRGKRTAFYTKEVGKVDIHPASVNAGINSFPLPYMVYSEKVKTTSIYIRDSTNISDYALLLFGGSLIPTKAGEGIEMLEGYLYFSAAKRVLDLIKKLRNELDKLLVRKIEEPGLDVYAEGKGVVAAAVELLRSRCIQR
- the LOC113310252 gene encoding DExH-box ATP-dependent RNA helicase DExH1-like isoform X4, giving the protein MYRADLDERHGSTQKEIQMSTETEERVQNLLNGSNAVHIDDSSASSSSHGLQTLPSVSADSVPVADIAKEKFSAELKDKQDIMKTNDRFKAMRSFREKLPAYKLKSEFLKAVANNQVLVVSGETGCGKTTQLPQFILEEEVACLRGGDCNIVCTQPRRISAISVSARISSERGEQLGETVGYQIRLEAKRSAHTRLLFCTTGILLRQLVQDPSLTGVSHLLVDEIHERGMNEDFLIIILRDLLPRRPDLRLILMSATINADMFSKYFGNAPTMHIPGFTFPVEELFLEDVLEKSRLNISSKDRFPGNARGRRKQTDSKKDPLVELFEEVEIDAHYKNYSASTRCSLAEWSTEKIDLDLVEATIEYVCRHEGGGAILVFLTGWDEISKLLDKIKANTLLGNSSKFLVLPLHGSMPTVNQREIFDRPPSGVRKIVLGTNIAESSITIDDVVYVVDCGKAKETSYDALNKLACLLPTWISKASAHQRRGRAGRVQPGVCYRLYPKMIYDAMPQYQLPEILRTPLQELCLHIKSLQLGSIAAFLGKALQPPEPLSVQNAVELLKTIGALDDAEELTPLGRHLCTLPLEPNIGKMLLMGSIFQCLDPALTIAAALAHRDPFILPIDRKEEADAAKRSFAGDSCSDHIALLKAFDGWKDAKRSGRERAYCWENFLSPLTLQMMEDMRKQFLDLLCDIGFVNKSKGAKAYNIYSDDLEMVSAILCAGLYPNVVQCKRRGKRTAFYTKEVGKVDIHPASVNAGINSFPLPYMVYSEKVKTTSIYIRDSTNISDYALLLFGGSLIPTKAGEGIEMLEGYLYFSAAKRVLDLIKKLRNELDKLLVRKIEEPGLDVYAEGKGVVAAAVELLRSRCIQR